One Lacunisphaera limnophila DNA window includes the following coding sequences:
- a CDS encoding helix-turn-helix transcriptional regulator, with protein MALRPAPPRPGAVLSTQVSGSRYFFLELTDSGRAGVIPAYGGFEQCDPDYLVQRKQFEFCALELVVAGEGTTRLNGTEHALRAGSLFHYDATTRLEIRTDPARPMAKYFLCLTGKRATTRVRAAGLRAGGTVHLAMFPEVQRVWEDLIREGSHHRATAGRICAALVEVLLLKVEELAGVAGRTGAAAEETFLRCKGAIEGQAATLATLGDITRAVGVEASHLCRLFRRYQGLSPYQYLLHRKMALAAEYLMDPNALVKEAAGHVGFADPYHFSRCFKKVHHVAPKEFQRSLKHL; from the coding sequence ATGGCCCTCCGCCCCGCCCCGCCCCGTCCCGGCGCCGTCCTGTCCACCCAGGTCTCGGGTTCGCGGTATTTCTTTCTGGAGCTGACGGACTCGGGCCGGGCCGGTGTGATCCCGGCCTACGGCGGCTTCGAGCAGTGCGACCCGGACTACCTGGTCCAGCGGAAGCAGTTTGAGTTCTGCGCGCTCGAGCTGGTCGTGGCCGGCGAGGGCACCACGCGGCTGAACGGCACCGAGCATGCCCTGCGCGCCGGCAGCCTCTTCCACTACGACGCCACCACGCGCCTGGAGATCCGCACCGACCCGGCCCGGCCGATGGCCAAGTATTTCCTCTGCCTCACCGGCAAGCGCGCTACGACGCGAGTGCGCGCCGCCGGCCTGCGCGCCGGAGGGACCGTCCACCTGGCGATGTTCCCCGAGGTACAGCGCGTGTGGGAGGATCTCATCCGCGAGGGCAGCCACCACCGGGCCACGGCCGGGCGGATCTGCGCGGCGCTGGTCGAGGTGCTGCTGCTCAAGGTCGAGGAACTGGCGGGCGTCGCCGGCCGGACCGGCGCCGCCGCCGAGGAGACCTTCCTCCGCTGCAAGGGAGCGATCGAGGGCCAGGCCGCCACCCTCGCCACCCTGGGCGACATCACCCGGGCCGTCGGCGTCGAGGCCTCGCACCTCTGCCGGCTCTTCCGCCGCTACCAGGGTCTCAGCCCCTACCAGTACCTGCTCCACCGCAAGATGGCCCTCGCCGCCGAGTACCTCATGGATCCCAACGCCCTGGTGAAGGAGGCCGCCGGTCACGTGGGCTTCGCCGACCCCTATCACTTCTCCCGCTGCTTCAAGAAGGTCCACCACGTCGCCCCCAAGGAATTCCAACGCTCCCTCAAGCACCTATGA